In Paracoccus aerodenitrificans, the following are encoded in one genomic region:
- a CDS encoding HpcH/HpaI aldolase family protein — protein MPAPENRFKKRLKSGDTQIGLWVALGDPSAAELAARTGFDWLVIDGEHGPNGLRDVLAQLRAVGSASHPVVRVRDDNRAVIKQMLDIGAQTILIPMIESGEQARQAVRSVLYPPNGVRGIGAALARASGYGAVTDYLKSANDQICLLLQIESRLGIESLDEILAVEGVDGIFIGPADLAADMGYLGQPEAPEVQEVVLDALSRIRAAGRAAGILTSAQSLAHKYADIGIEFLAVGSDVGVLGAGLRRLRGGF, from the coding sequence ATGCCCGCCCCTGAAAACCGTTTCAAGAAGCGCCTGAAATCGGGCGACACCCAGATCGGATTGTGGGTCGCGCTTGGCGACCCATCGGCGGCAGAACTGGCCGCCCGGACCGGCTTTGACTGGCTGGTGATCGATGGCGAACACGGCCCCAACGGGTTGCGCGACGTATTGGCCCAGCTTCGCGCGGTGGGCAGCGCCAGCCATCCGGTGGTGCGCGTGCGCGACGACAATCGCGCAGTGATCAAGCAGATGCTGGATATAGGTGCGCAGACGATCCTGATCCCGATGATCGAAAGCGGCGAACAGGCGCGGCAGGCGGTGCGTTCAGTGTTATATCCGCCAAATGGTGTGCGAGGCATCGGAGCGGCGCTCGCCCGGGCCTCCGGTTATGGTGCGGTCACAGATTATCTTAAAAGCGCAAATGACCAAATCTGCCTGTTGCTGCAGATCGAAAGTCGTCTGGGCATCGAGTCATTAGACGAAATCCTGGCCGTTGAAGGTGTCGATGGCATCTTTATAGGTCCTGCCGACCTAGCGGCCGATATGGGCTATCTTGGCCAACCGGAAGCACCCGAGGTTCAAGAGGTCGTCCTTGATGCCTTGAGCCGTATCCGCGCGGCGGGCCGGGCCGCAGGCATTCTGACATCTGCTCAGAGCCTGGCGCATAAATATGCCGATATTGGGATCGAGTTTCTGGCCGTTGGAAGCGATGTGGGTGTTTTGGGCGCGGGATTGCGCCGGTTGCGGGGAGGTTTCTAA
- the hpaH gene encoding 2-oxo-hept-4-ene-1,7-dioate hydratase, which translates to MSLDPEAIDTAAADLLEAEATRRQIGLLSQRHPGITLDDAYAIQSAQMARKLAQGRRIIGWKIGLTSKAMQDALGIDTPDSGVLYDDMDFADGATVPAGRFIQPRIEAEIAFIMKAPLTGDVTRDQVLAATEAVAPAIEILDTRVMRSDPATGQPRRIFDTVADNAANAGIVLGPQRHAPGSVDLRWVGAIVKRDAQVVATGLGAAVLDDPVTGMVWLSRRMGQYGQRIEAGQVVLSGSFIGPVECPSGTEIRADYRGFGQVSINFE; encoded by the coding sequence ATGAGCCTTGATCCCGAAGCCATCGACACCGCCGCCGCCGATCTGCTGGAGGCCGAGGCCACGCGCCGCCAGATCGGCCTTCTGTCGCAGCGCCATCCGGGCATCACGCTGGACGATGCCTATGCGATCCAGTCCGCGCAGATGGCGCGGAAGCTGGCGCAGGGCCGCCGGATCATCGGCTGGAAGATCGGGCTGACCTCGAAGGCGATGCAGGATGCGCTTGGCATCGACACGCCGGATTCGGGCGTGCTGTATGACGACATGGATTTCGCCGATGGCGCGACGGTGCCCGCGGGCCGTTTCATCCAGCCCCGGATCGAGGCCGAGATCGCCTTTATCATGAAGGCCCCGCTGACGGGCGATGTGACCCGCGATCAGGTGCTGGCCGCGACCGAGGCCGTCGCGCCCGCCATCGAGATCCTCGACACCCGCGTCATGCGCAGCGATCCCGCCACCGGCCAGCCGCGCCGCATCTTTGACACCGTGGCCGACAATGCCGCCAATGCGGGTATCGTGCTGGGTCCGCAGCGCCATGCCCCGGGCAGCGTCGATCTGCGGTGGGTCGGCGCCATCGTCAAGCGCGATGCGCAGGTGGTGGCCACCGGCCTTGGCGCGGCGGTGCTGGACGATCCGGTCACCGGCATGGTCTGGCTGTCGCGCCGCATGGGCCAGTATGGCCAGCGGATCGAGGCCGGGCAAGTCGTATTGTCCGGGTCCTTTATCGGCCCGGTCGAATGCCCCTCTGGCACCGAAATTCGTGCCGATTACCGGGGGTTTGGACAGGTTTCCATAAATTTTGAATGA
- a CDS encoding fumarylacetoacetate hydrolase family protein translates to MTRPIPARIAAFRANGADRYGVVTDDGIIDLTPEFGTRFAGLQQVVEAGALEQVIAAAKGRPPTFRSDQVEFLIPIAAPEKLICIGVNFPDRNAEYKDGQEAPPRPSMFIRFPRSFTGHGQNLIRPPESPQLDYEGEVVIVIGKSGRRIAREDAYDHIAALSLCNEGTIRDWVRHAKFNVTQGKNWDASGAIGPWLVPFREAGQLDDIELTTRVNGEIRQQDRTSRMMFDFRYIVNYVSTFCTLVPGDVIVCGTPTGAGARFDPPRWLVPGDVIEIEAEGIGILRNGVADE, encoded by the coding sequence ATGACCCGTCCGATCCCCGCCCGCATCGCCGCCTTTCGCGCCAATGGCGCAGACCGCTATGGCGTCGTGACCGATGACGGCATCATCGACCTGACGCCGGAATTCGGCACCCGCTTTGCCGGCCTGCAACAGGTGGTCGAGGCCGGCGCGCTGGAACAGGTGATCGCCGCAGCAAAGGGCCGCCCGCCCACATTCCGCAGCGATCAGGTGGAATTCCTGATCCCCATTGCCGCGCCGGAAAAGCTGATCTGCATCGGGGTGAACTTTCCCGACCGCAATGCCGAATACAAGGACGGGCAAGAGGCTCCGCCCCGCCCCTCGATGTTCATCCGCTTTCCGCGCAGCTTCACCGGCCATGGCCAGAACCTGATCCGCCCGCCGGAAAGTCCGCAGCTTGATTATGAAGGCGAGGTGGTGATCGTGATCGGCAAATCCGGACGCCGCATCGCGCGCGAGGATGCCTATGACCACATCGCCGCGCTGAGCCTGTGCAACGAAGGCACCATCCGCGACTGGGTGCGCCATGCCAAATTCAACGTCACGCAGGGCAAGAACTGGGATGCCTCGGGCGCGATCGGGCCGTGGCTGGTGCCGTTCCGCGAGGCGGGACAGCTTGACGACATCGAACTGACCACCCGCGTCAACGGAGAGATCCGCCAGCAGGACCGCACCAGCCGGATGATGTTCGATTTCCGCTATATCGTGAACTACGTCTCGACCTTCTGCACGCTGGTGCCGGGCGATGTGATCGTCTGCGGCACGCCGACCGGGGCGGGGGCGCGCTTCGATCCTCCGCGCTGGCTGGTGCCGGGCGATGTGATCGAGATCGAGGCCGAAGGCATCGGCATCCTGCGCAACGGGGTGGCCGACGAATGA
- the gabD gene encoding NADP-dependent succinate-semialdehyde dehydrogenase → MPKDCNLLRQAALIGDKWIAADANGIAVNNPASGAVIGHVPRLGASETRAAIAAAGKAQPAWAALTAKERAVILRRWYDLVVAHADDLARILTLEQGKPLAEATGEILYGASFIEWFAEEARRIYGETIPGHQPDKRLMVIRQPIGVVAAITPWNFPNAMVTRKVGPALAAGCAIVLKPASQTPFSALALAVLAERAGLPKGLFSVVTGSARAIGAEMTASPAVRKLTFTGSTEVGVELMRQSAGTVKKLSLELGGNAPFIVFDDADLDAAVEGAIIAKFRNNGQTCVCANRIYVQSSVHDAFAEKLASAVASLKVGDGMEAGTVFGPLIDAAAVAKVQEHIEDAVSNGAQLVLGGQPHALGGNYFEPTILTGVSQSMAVAREETFGPLAPLFRFDHEADVVAMANDTEFGLASYFYTRDLSRTWRVGEALEYGMVGINTGLISTAEAPFGGIKLSGLGREGSRHGIEEFLELKYLCFGGIN, encoded by the coding sequence ATGCCAAAGGATTGCAACCTTCTGCGTCAGGCGGCATTGATCGGGGACAAATGGATTGCCGCAGATGCCAATGGTATCGCGGTGAACAACCCGGCCTCTGGCGCGGTCATCGGCCACGTTCCCAGACTGGGGGCCAGCGAAACCCGGGCAGCCATTGCCGCGGCCGGAAAGGCGCAGCCTGCATGGGCGGCCCTGACCGCGAAAGAGCGCGCGGTCATCCTGCGGCGGTGGTACGACCTGGTCGTAGCGCATGCCGACGATCTGGCCCGCATCCTGACGCTGGAACAGGGCAAGCCGCTGGCCGAGGCAACGGGCGAGATACTATACGGTGCCAGTTTCATCGAATGGTTCGCCGAAGAAGCGCGGCGCATCTATGGAGAAACGATCCCCGGCCATCAGCCAGACAAGCGGCTGATGGTCATCCGGCAGCCGATCGGCGTCGTTGCCGCAATCACGCCATGGAACTTTCCCAACGCGATGGTGACCCGCAAGGTCGGGCCCGCACTGGCCGCAGGCTGTGCGATCGTGCTGAAGCCAGCTTCACAAACGCCGTTTTCGGCGCTTGCCCTGGCCGTTCTGGCCGAACGGGCGGGCCTTCCGAAAGGGCTGTTTTCGGTTGTCACAGGCTCGGCCCGCGCGATCGGGGCCGAGATGACGGCAAGCCCCGCCGTGCGCAAACTGACCTTCACAGGTTCGACCGAGGTAGGGGTCGAACTCATGCGGCAATCTGCGGGCACGGTGAAGAAACTGAGCCTTGAGCTGGGCGGCAATGCCCCCTTTATCGTCTTTGACGACGCCGACCTCGACGCGGCGGTCGAAGGGGCCATAATCGCCAAGTTCCGCAATAACGGACAAACCTGTGTCTGTGCCAACCGCATCTACGTGCAGTCATCGGTCCATGATGCCTTTGCCGAAAAGCTGGCCTCGGCGGTGGCCTCGCTGAAAGTCGGCGACGGGATGGAGGCGGGAACTGTCTTCGGTCCGCTGATCGATGCCGCCGCAGTCGCAAAAGTGCAGGAACATATAGAAGACGCCGTAAGCAATGGGGCGCAGTTGGTTCTGGGTGGCCAACCGCATGCTCTGGGCGGAAACTACTTTGAACCCACTATTCTGACAGGCGTCAGCCAGTCGATGGCCGTTGCCCGCGAAGAAACCTTCGGCCCCTTGGCCCCCCTGTTCCGCTTTGATCACGAGGCGGATGTCGTCGCCATGGCCAACGATACCGAATTCGGGCTAGCCTCGTATTTCTATACCCGGGACCTGTCCCGTACTTGGCGGGTCGGCGAGGCGCTGGAATATGGCATGGTCGGCATCAATACCGGATTGATTTCAACCGCCGAGGCGCCATTCGGTGGGATCAAGCTGTCGGGACTGGGCCGCGAAGGGTCGCGGCATGGGATCGAGGAGTTTCTGGAGCTGAAATATCTCTGCTTCGGCGGAATTAACTAG
- the hpaD gene encoding 3,4-dihydroxyphenylacetate 2,3-dioxygenase, whose product MPIPAPNLYPPFNVIRLSHVVFGVKDLAASRAFYVDTLGLQVTDEDDDHIFLRAMEERGHHCMVLRKSDESNVRSLAFKVFDEGELDKAHDWFKGQGHKVEWVERAYQGRTLRTHDCFGMPIEFYFRMDRLPPIHQKYALYKGVKPLRIDHFNCFATDVDTAVDFYNQIGFRVTEYTEDEETGRLWAAWTHRKGGVHDIAFTNGTGPRLHHTAFWVPTPLNIIDLCDLMATTGYVGSIERGPGRHGISNAFFLYVLDPDGHRIEIYCSDYQTVDPDLEAIKWDLKDPQRQTLWGAPAPRSWFEHGSLFQGVAPSESGLKASPIIAP is encoded by the coding sequence ATGCCCATTCCGGCCCCGAACCTGTATCCGCCCTTCAACGTCATCCGTCTGTCCCATGTCGTTTTCGGCGTGAAAGATCTTGCCGCCAGCCGTGCCTTCTATGTCGATACGCTGGGCCTGCAGGTCACCGACGAGGATGACGACCACATCTTCCTGCGCGCGATGGAGGAACGCGGCCATCACTGCATGGTGCTGCGCAAATCCGATGAATCGAATGTCCGCAGCCTTGCCTTCAAGGTCTTTGACGAGGGCGAGTTGGACAAGGCCCATGACTGGTTCAAGGGTCAGGGGCACAAGGTCGAATGGGTCGAGCGCGCCTATCAGGGCCGTACTTTGCGCACCCATGACTGTTTCGGCATGCCGATCGAGTTCTATTTCAGGATGGACCGCCTGCCGCCTATCCATCAGAAATACGCGCTGTACAAGGGCGTCAAGCCGCTGCGCATCGACCATTTCAACTGCTTTGCCACCGATGTCGACACGGCGGTCGATTTCTACAACCAGATCGGGTTCCGCGTGACGGAATATACCGAGGATGAGGAAACCGGCCGTCTGTGGGCGGCATGGACCCATCGCAAGGGCGGCGTGCATGACATTGCCTTCACCAATGGCACCGGCCCGCGCCTGCACCACACCGCCTTCTGGGTGCCGACACCGCTGAACATCATCGACCTGTGCGATCTGATGGCGACGACCGGCTATGTCGGCAGCATCGAACGCGGCCCGGGACGGCACGGGATTTCCAACGCCTTCTTCCTGTATGTCCTCGACCCCGACGGCCACCGGATCGAGATATATTGCTCGGACTATCAGACCGTGGACCCGGATCTCGAGGCGATCAAATGGGACCTGAAGGACCCGCAGCGACAGACCCTGTGGGGGGCGCCCGCGCCGCGGTCGTGGTTCGAACATGGTTCGCTGTTCCAGGGGGTCGCACCCAGCGAAAGCGGGCTGAAGGCCAGCCCGATCATCGCGCCGTAA
- the hpaE gene encoding 5-carboxymethyl-2-hydroxymuconate semialdehyde dehydrogenase: MTKLSDNIARAQDYMARFAKEGVMNRIGGQTVPAQSGETFQTISPVDLKPLAQVAKGGAADIDAAVAAAQKAFATWGRMPGAERRKILHQVADAIEARAEEIAFTECMDTGQVLRFMSKAALRGADNFRFFADKAPQAEDGQALRTANQMNVTSRRPIGPVGVITPWNTPFMLSTWKIAPALAAGCTVVHKPAEFSPMTARLLVEIAEDAGLPPGVLNLVNGMGEDAGKALTEHPGIKAIAFVGESRTGSMIMAQGAKTLKRVHFELGGKNPVIVFDDADLDRAVDAATFMIYSLNGERCTSSSRLLVQDSIYDDFTARVAEVANRIKVGHPLDPDTVVGPLIHPEHEAKVLSYFDRAREQGATIAAGGEKVGEEGCFVRPTLFTGATNDMAIAQEEIFGPVLTAIPFRDEEDALSIANDVDYGLAAYLWTNDLNRAMRMTDRLEAGMMWVNSENVRHLPTPFGGVKASGIGRDGGEWSFDFYMETVNVSFPRQLHKVPKLGG; this comes from the coding sequence ATGACCAAGCTCAGCGATAATATCGCCCGCGCGCAGGACTACATGGCGCGCTTTGCGAAAGAGGGGGTGATGAACCGCATCGGCGGCCAGACCGTGCCCGCGCAATCGGGCGAGACGTTCCAGACCATCTCGCCCGTCGATCTGAAGCCGCTGGCGCAGGTCGCCAAGGGCGGGGCCGCCGATATCGACGCCGCCGTCGCTGCCGCGCAAAAGGCATTCGCGACATGGGGCCGGATGCCCGGTGCCGAACGGCGCAAGATCCTGCATCAGGTGGCCGACGCCATCGAGGCGCGGGCCGAGGAAATCGCGTTCACCGAATGCATGGATACCGGGCAGGTGCTGCGCTTCATGTCCAAGGCGGCGCTGCGCGGGGCGGATAATTTCCGCTTCTTCGCGGACAAGGCGCCTCAGGCCGAGGACGGGCAGGCGCTGCGCACGGCGAACCAGATGAATGTCACCTCGCGCCGCCCCATCGGGCCGGTCGGTGTCATCACGCCGTGGAACACGCCCTTCATGCTGTCCACATGGAAGATCGCGCCGGCCCTGGCCGCGGGCTGCACCGTGGTTCACAAACCGGCCGAATTCTCGCCCATGACCGCCCGCCTGCTGGTCGAGATCGCCGAGGATGCCGGGCTGCCGCCGGGGGTTCTGAACCTCGTGAACGGCATGGGCGAGGATGCGGGCAAGGCCCTGACCGAACATCCCGGCATCAAGGCCATCGCCTTTGTCGGCGAAAGCCGCACCGGCAGCATGATCATGGCGCAGGGCGCAAAGACGCTGAAGCGGGTGCATTTCGAACTGGGCGGCAAGAACCCGGTCATTGTTTTCGACGATGCCGATCTGGACCGCGCCGTCGATGCCGCCACCTTCATGATCTATTCGCTGAATGGCGAACGCTGCACCTCGTCCTCTCGGCTGCTGGTGCAGGACAGCATCTATGACGATTTCACCGCCCGCGTGGCCGAGGTCGCGAACCGCATCAAGGTCGGCCATCCGCTGGACCCCGACACCGTGGTCGGCCCGCTGATCCACCCCGAACACGAGGCGAAGGTGCTGTCCTATTTCGACCGCGCCCGCGAACAGGGCGCCACCATCGCCGCCGGCGGCGAGAAGGTCGGCGAGGAGGGCTGCTTCGTCCGCCCGACGCTGTTCACCGGCGCGACGAACGACATGGCCATCGCGCAAGAGGAAATCTTTGGCCCGGTCCTGACCGCCATCCCCTTCCGCGACGAAGAGGACGCGCTGTCCATCGCCAATGACGTGGATTACGGTCTGGCCGCCTATCTGTGGACCAACGATCTGAACCGCGCCATGCGCATGACCGACCGGCTTGAGGCCGGGATGATGTGGGTCAATTCCGAAAATGTCCGCCACCTGCCGACGCCCTTCGGCGGCGTCAAGGCCAGCGGCATCGGGCGCGACGGGGGCGAATGGTCATTCGATTTCTACATGGAAACCGTCAATGTCAGCTTCCCGCGTCAGCTGCACAAGGTTCCGAAACTGGGCGGCTGA
- a CDS encoding 5-carboxymethyl-2-hydroxymuconate isomerase: MPHLRIEYSRGLEGRADIPALCRTLHRAMNEAGIFPQAGIRIRAYAADHAIVADGLPENDFAALTLIVGAGRSKDALARAGQQIMAAAEAALARPLATPHFALSLEIRVADPDLSWKNTPIHARLSGKG; this comes from the coding sequence ATGCCACATCTGAGGATCGAATATTCGCGCGGGCTTGAGGGGCGGGCTGACATTCCCGCCCTCTGCCGGACGCTGCACCGGGCCATGAACGAGGCCGGAATCTTTCCTCAGGCGGGCATCCGCATCCGCGCCTATGCCGCCGATCATGCGATCGTGGCCGACGGCCTGCCGGAAAACGACTTTGCCGCGCTGACGCTGATCGTCGGCGCAGGCCGCAGCAAGGATGCGCTGGCCCGCGCCGGTCAGCAGATCATGGCCGCCGCCGAAGCCGCGCTGGCCCGGCCGCTGGCGACGCCGCATTTCGCCCTCTCGCTGGAAATCCGGGTCGCCGATCCGGATCTCAGCTGGAAGAACACCCCCATCCATGCCCGCCTGTCGGGCAAAGGCTGA
- the hpaR gene encoding homoprotocatechuate degradation operon regulator HpaR has protein sequence MNDTSLRDGFEFAKTRRSLPMALLMAREAVMERFRPMLNAQNVTEQQWRVLRVLREVDIADASALARMACVLPPSLTRILRALQDRGFVETRRDPSDGRRAKIALTDAGHSFINAVSPQSAAIYAEIENLVGPERITALLDEIEFLYNTLNN, from the coding sequence ATGAATGACACATCTCTCCGCGACGGCTTCGAGTTCGCTAAAACGCGGCGCAGCCTCCCAATGGCTCTGCTGATGGCTCGTGAAGCTGTAATGGAACGCTTTCGCCCCATGCTAAACGCGCAAAATGTCACCGAACAACAATGGCGAGTCCTGCGGGTACTAAGAGAAGTAGACATAGCAGATGCTTCGGCTCTGGCACGGATGGCTTGCGTACTGCCACCTTCGCTGACACGAATTCTTCGCGCGTTGCAGGATCGTGGCTTTGTTGAAACCCGCCGCGACCCCAGTGATGGTCGTCGCGCCAAAATAGCCCTGACCGACGCCGGACATAGCTTCATCAACGCAGTCTCTCCCCAGAGCGCCGCTATCTATGCAGAAATCGAAAACCTTGTGGGTCCCGAGCGCATCACCGCACTGCTCGATGAGATCGAGTTCCTATATAACACTTTAAATAACTGA
- a CDS encoding MarR family transcriptional regulator produces the protein MKDEKLLANPSTLDLVGMKYVDRSLAIACTRGREAIVSRFRELLRREDLSEQQWRVLRILFDIGPITSIEISAHACIHKVSISRILRSLESRGLVSRKASRSDARASIVELTSTGHKAMLPLVDEATEIHSGIARDFGVDRYEQLLQLLRELSEINNPVVP, from the coding sequence ATGAAAGATGAAAAGTTGTTGGCGAATCCATCCACGCTTGACCTAGTTGGCATGAAATATGTCGATCGGTCTTTGGCGATAGCATGTACAAGAGGGCGCGAAGCAATCGTCTCACGCTTTCGAGAGCTTTTACGTCGCGAAGATCTGTCTGAACAGCAGTGGCGAGTGTTGCGCATTCTGTTTGATATTGGCCCTATCACATCAATTGAGATTTCTGCGCATGCTTGTATCCACAAAGTCAGCATTTCCCGCATTCTTAGGTCCCTTGAAAGCCGTGGACTTGTTAGCCGAAAGGCAAGCCGGTCCGATGCAAGGGCTAGCATCGTCGAGTTGACGTCAACCGGGCACAAAGCGATGCTTCCACTTGTAGATGAGGCAACAGAAATACACTCCGGGATCGCGCGAGATTTCGGGGTTGATCGCTATGAACAGCTTCTACAGCTGCTGCGTGAACTGTCTGAAATAAACAATCCTGTAGTGCCTTAG
- a CDS encoding IS5 family transposase (programmed frameshift) — protein MSNLFWLTDAQMERLKPYFPKSHGKPRVDDRRVLSGIIFINRNGLRWCDAPTDYGPAKTLYNRWKRWSENGTFARIMVGLAAESAEHNTIMIDATYLKAHRTASSLRIKKGGGGRQIGRTKGGMNTKLHAVTDAKGRPIGFFMSAGQVSDYTGAAALLNSLPEADWLLADRGYDADWFRDALKNKGIKVCIPGRKSRKKPVKYDKRRYKRRNRIEIMFGRLKDWRRVATRYDRCPETFFSAILLAATVIFWL, from the exons ATGAGCAACCTTTTCTGGCTGACTGACGCGCAGATGGAGCGTCTGAAACCCTATTTCCCGAAATCCCACGGCAAGCCACGCGTTGACGACCGGCGTGTGCTGAGCGGCATAATATTCATCAATCGTAATGGCTTGCGATGGTGCGACGCGCCGACGGACTACGGCCCCGCCAAGACGCTCTACAACCGCTGGAAGCGCTGGAGCGAGAACGGGACCTTCGCCCGGATCATGGTGGGCCTCGCCGCCGAGAGCGCCGAACACAATACGATCATGATCGACGCGACCTATCTGAAAGCGCACCGCACGGCCTCGAGCCTGCGGATCAAAAAAGGGGGCG GCGGGCGCCAGATCGGGCGAACGAAAGGCGGCATGAACACGAAACTGCACGCCGTCACCGACGCGAAGGGCCGCCCGATAGGGTTCTTCATGTCCGCCGGACAAGTCAGTGATTACACCGGGGCAGCGGCACTTCTGAACAGCCTGCCGGAGGCGGATTGGCTGCTGGCCGATCGGGGCTATGATGCCGACTGGTTCAGAGATGCCTTGAAAAACAAGGGGATAAAGGTTTGCATCCCGGGTCGGAAGTCGCGCAAGAAACCCGTCAAATACGACAAGCGGCGATACAAACGCCGCAACCGCATCGAAATCATGTTCGGCCGACTCAAGGATTGGAGGCGCGTCGCCACCCGATACGACCGTTGCCCCGAGACCTTCTTCTCTGCAATCCTGCTCGCCGCGACCGTCATCTTCTGGTTATGA
- a CDS encoding IS701 family transposase: MSVADWAGSVSDWSHALAGLKELIAPAFKRSEQRASAGVFLDGLLSGAERKTGWMLAEEAGLARPYRIQSLLGRSSWSADTLCERVRRYAIEALGDPDGVLVVDETGFLKKGTHSAGVARQYSGTAGRIENCQIGVFASYASRWGHALIDRRLYLPKAWADDPDRRAKAHVPKEMSFATKPAMACDMIANLLDEGTPCAFVLADAVYGSDFRFRRMLEARDQPYVLAVRSTHHLRFLDEWHLVQTDPATMIAELSPEDWQALSAGEGTKGHRLHDWTRVPLNYTAAEGFSRWLLARRSLRDPENIAYYLAYAHTDATLPELAAAAGLRWTIEECFLRAKDDLGLDHCEARSWHGWHRHMSLVMAAAALLARLSADQRRTAFSKPNKTSPRSQPAAA, from the coding sequence ATGTCTGTTGCGGATTGGGCGGGCAGTGTTTCAGATTGGTCGCATGCGCTTGCCGGTTTGAAGGAGCTCATCGCCCCTGCGTTCAAACGTTCTGAGCAACGCGCCTCCGCGGGCGTGTTTCTTGATGGCCTGCTGTCTGGAGCGGAACGCAAGACGGGCTGGATGCTGGCGGAAGAAGCTGGGTTGGCGCGGCCCTATCGGATTCAGTCTTTGCTGGGCCGATCCTCCTGGTCAGCAGATACGCTCTGCGAGCGGGTTCGGAGGTATGCGATTGAGGCGCTTGGCGATCCGGATGGTGTACTGGTCGTGGATGAGACTGGATTTCTGAAGAAGGGTACACACTCCGCCGGCGTTGCACGGCAGTATTCCGGCACCGCAGGGCGGATCGAGAACTGCCAGATCGGTGTGTTCGCAAGCTATGCCAGCCGCTGGGGCCATGCGTTGATCGATCGACGGCTTTATCTTCCCAAGGCCTGGGCCGATGATCCTGACCGCCGTGCCAAGGCGCATGTGCCCAAAGAGATGTCTTTCGCCACTAAGCCCGCTATGGCCTGCGACATGATAGCAAACCTGCTGGACGAGGGAACGCCTTGTGCTTTCGTACTGGCCGATGCGGTCTACGGGTCCGATTTCCGGTTCCGCAGGATGCTGGAGGCGCGGGACCAGCCCTATGTTCTGGCCGTGCGCTCGACACACCACCTGCGGTTTCTTGATGAATGGCACCTGGTTCAGACCGACCCCGCGACAATGATCGCAGAGTTGTCGCCCGAGGATTGGCAGGCGCTCAGCGCAGGCGAAGGCACCAAGGGGCACAGGCTGCATGACTGGACCAGGGTGCCGCTCAACTATACGGCCGCAGAAGGTTTTTCCCGGTGGTTGCTGGCTCGTCGAAGCCTGCGTGACCCGGAGAACATTGCGTATTACCTGGCTTATGCCCACACCGATGCAACACTGCCGGAACTGGCCGCCGCCGCCGGACTGCGCTGGACCATCGAGGAATGCTTCCTGCGCGCCAAAGATGATCTCGGGCTCGATCATTGCGAGGCGCGCTCTTGGCACGGTTGGCATCGACATATGAGCCTGGTGATGGCCGCCGCCGCGCTCCTCGCACGCCTCAGCGCTGATCAGCGCCGCACGGCCTTCAGCAAACCGAACAAAACGAGTCCGCGGAGCCAACCGGCAGCAGCATAG
- a CDS encoding type II toxin-antitoxin system Phd/YefM family antitoxin: MQMNIAEAKAKLSELIAAAEGGQEVVIARGGHPVARLVPVGRPVIRIGVGDGLVSRVPDFLAPMTEGELQDWE; this comes from the coding sequence ATGCAGATGAACATTGCCGAGGCGAAGGCCAAGCTGTCCGAGTTGATCGCTGCGGCGGAAGGCGGGCAGGAGGTCGTGATCGCGCGCGGGGGCCATCCCGTGGCGCGACTGGTCCCGGTTGGCCGACCGGTCATCCGGATCGGAGTTGGTGATGGGCTGGTCAGCCGCGTTCCCGATTTCCTTGCGCCAATGACCGAAGGCGAGCTTCAGGACTGGGAATGA
- a CDS encoding type II toxin-antitoxin system VapC family toxin: MTAVLLDTHAFVWSLFKSSELSASARTMMEAADAVYVAPISFYEITQKHRLGKWRELDPVIGRLLELWRSQGSEQAPYTAEIAFLAGAMHWAHRDPFDRMIAATAIGLGCPLISKDTAFDDLKEQPGWKGRFWDISPPDDPAVQL, translated from the coding sequence ATGACCGCCGTCCTTCTCGACACACATGCTTTCGTCTGGAGCCTGTTCAAGTCGTCTGAGTTGAGTGCGTCGGCCAGGACCATGATGGAAGCCGCCGATGCGGTTTATGTCGCGCCGATCTCTTTCTATGAAATCACGCAGAAACATCGCCTCGGGAAATGGCGCGAGCTTGATCCGGTGATCGGCAGACTGCTGGAGCTTTGGCGATCCCAGGGCAGCGAACAGGCCCCCTATACTGCCGAGATCGCTTTCCTGGCAGGGGCGATGCATTGGGCTCATCGTGATCCATTTGACAGAATGATTGCCGCTACAGCAATCGGGTTGGGTTGTCCGCTGATCTCGAAGGACACAGCATTCGATGATCTGAAGGAACAGCCGGGCTGGAAGGGACGGTTTTGGGATATTTCACCGCCTGATGATCCCGCTGTTCAACTTTAG